One Comamonas endophytica DNA window includes the following coding sequences:
- a CDS encoding 3-hydroxyacyl-CoA dehydrogenase, producing MDIAGKVFIVTGGASGLGEGTARMLAAKGGKVVIADMQDDKGRAVAQEIGGAFVHCDVSSESDAQAAMAQAVQLGKLMGLVNCAGIAPAEKTVGKNGAHALSVFSKAINVNLIGSFNMIRLAAEAMSKNEPEATGERGVMISTASVAAYDGQIGQAAYSASKGGIVGMTLPIARDLARSGIRNMTIAPGIFGTPMLFGMPQEVQDALAAGVPFPSRLGTPGDYAKLACHIFENDMLNGEVIRLDGAIRLAPR from the coding sequence GGCAAGGTTTTCATCGTGACAGGCGGCGCTTCGGGTTTGGGCGAAGGCACGGCGCGCATGCTCGCCGCCAAGGGTGGCAAGGTGGTCATCGCGGACATGCAAGACGACAAGGGCCGCGCCGTGGCGCAGGAGATCGGCGGCGCCTTCGTGCACTGCGACGTGAGCAGCGAATCCGATGCGCAGGCCGCCATGGCGCAGGCCGTGCAACTGGGCAAGCTGATGGGCCTGGTCAACTGCGCGGGCATTGCGCCGGCCGAGAAGACCGTGGGCAAGAACGGCGCGCATGCGCTGTCGGTGTTCAGCAAAGCCATCAACGTCAATCTGATCGGCAGCTTCAACATGATCCGCCTGGCGGCCGAAGCCATGAGCAAAAACGAGCCCGAAGCCACCGGCGAGCGCGGCGTGATGATTTCCACTGCCAGCGTGGCGGCCTATGACGGCCAGATCGGCCAGGCGGCCTATTCCGCCTCCAAGGGCGGCATCGTCGGCATGACGCTGCCGATCGCACGCGACCTGGCGCGCAGCGGCATCCGCAACATGACCATCGCCCCCGGCATCTTCGGCACGCCCATGCTGTTCGGCATGCCGCAGGAGGTCCAGGACGCACTGGCAGCAGGCGTGCCCTTTCCCAGCCGCCTGGGCACGCCCGGAGACTATGCCAAGCTGGCCTGCCATATCTTCGAGAACGACATGCTCAATGGCGAAGTGATCCGACTGGACGGCGCCATCCGTCTTGCACCCCGCTGA